Proteins encoded by one window of Channa argus isolate prfri chromosome 13, Channa argus male v1.0, whole genome shotgun sequence:
- the mtg2 gene encoding mitochondrial ribosome-associated GTPase 2 produces MLATLSRVKTSRWFSPDIILGFILRKEVGRNELNLFSHGKPAVSVAWRVRDVHTSCTLRAKLRGSPKKREMSEKTLTRHFVDHRRVKLVAGSGGKGACSFHSEPRKEWGGPDGGNGGDGGSVIIKADRFVKSLAHVVPVYKGEDGESGGNKNCYGRNGRPTYISVPLGTIVKEQGKTIADLSEHGQEYLAVFGGTGGKGNRFFLSNENRAPMTATSGMEGQERVLQLELRTMAHAGLVGFPNSGKSSLLRAISNARPAVAAYPFTTLNPHVGIVKYRDHEQVAVADIPGIICGAHLNRGLGISFLRHIERCRFLLFVLDLSTPEPWTQLQHLRYELDQYEPGLSQRPQAIIANKIDLPEARENLQTLRSHVTERVIPVSALTGQNTEELILHLRELYDGFLQVDSSGRLTWW; encoded by the exons ATGTTAGCGACGCTGTCGAGAGTGAAAACTTCTCGTTGGTTTTCTCCGGATATAATTTTAGGATTTATATTAAGAAAAGAAGTTGGAAGAAACGAATTGAACTTGTTCAGTCATGGCAAGCCTGCAGTATCAGTGGCGTGGAGAGTGAGAGATGTCCACACCTCCTGTACGCTTCGGGCCAAACTGCGCGGCAGCCCGAAGAAGAGGGAGATGTCAGAGAAGACGCTG ACACGTCACTTTGTAGACCATCGCCGTGTGAAGCTGGTAGCTGGGTCAGGTGGTAAAGGGGCCTGCAGCTTTCACAGTGAACCCAGAAAGGAATGGGGTGGCCCAGATGGAGGGAATGGAGGTGATGGAGGAAGTGTCATTATCAAGG CTGACCGGTTTGTCAAATCGTTAGCACATGTGGTTCCAGTTTACAAAGGAGAGGATGGAGAATCAGGGGGCAACAAGAACTGTTATGGGAGGAATGGCAGACCAACATATATTAGT GTACCTTTAGGAACTATTGTAAAGGAACAGGGCAAAACAATAGCGGATCTTTCTGAGCATGGCCAGGAGTATCTGGCTGTGTTTGGAGGGACCGGAGGGAAGGGGAATCGATTCTTTCTGTCAAATGAGAACCGTGCCCCTATGACAGCAACTTCTGGGATGGAAGGCCAGGAGAGAGTCCTTCAGCTAGAGTTACGCACCATGGCTCATGCTGGACTG GTAGGGTTTCCTAATTCTGGCAAATCCTCACTCCTGAGAGCCATTTCTAATGCCAGGCCTGCTGTTGCTGCTTATCCTTTTACAACACTTAACCCACATGTTGGAATTGTCAAGTACAGGGATCATGAGCAAGTTGcag TTGCTGACATCCCAGGCATCATATGTGGAGCCCATCTAAATCGAGGTTTGGGCATCTCTTTTCTGCGCCATATAGAACGCTGtcgttttcttctctttgttctgGACCTGTCGACTCCAGAGCCCTGGACGCAGCTCCAACATTTGCGTTATGAACTGGACCAGTATGAGCCTGGTCTGTCCCAGCGGCCTCAAGCCATCATAGCCAACAAAATTGATCTACCTGAGGCCCGGGAGAACCTTCAAACTCTAAGGAGCCATGTCACAGAGCGGGTCATTCCTGTGTCGGCTCTTACAGGACAGAACACAGAGGAGCTTATCCTCCACCTCAGAGAGCTTTATGATGGCTTCCTACAAGTAGATAGTAGTGGCAGACTCACatggtggtaa